The window GGTCGGCGCGTCCGCGCCAATGGGACGCCGCCAAGATCTGCAACGCAGTGTGAACGTGCTCACATACTGGGCCAAGACTCGTCCAGGGTGGATGTGTGGCGAAGAGACCCCGCCCGCCCTGGGCACGAGCCAAGAGAATGGGATCACAGAAGGCGGCGGCAGTGTCGAAACCAAGGTAAAAGCGGATGCCCTGGAGACGGAGGCCGTCCAGATAGGCGGCGGTCGGCTTCCCAGCTTTCGATCAGCATCAACTCCCGGGCGCTCAGGCTTCTCGTCATGTTAGCCATATACCGTATAGATTACGGCTTTAGTCATGATAGATGCATGATGCTAACCTGCTTTTCCGGGGAGCGGATGGGCGAGGGGCCTCGCTCTCGGCACCACCGGCGGGATCGCCCTTGACACGCGGTCGCTGTTGCGGGCCTGCTCAGACTCGTCCACGCACCCACACGCCGACTGGACAGGGTGCGTGACAACGAACCGGGGCGGGGGAGAAACCTCCGCCCCATAAGCTCTAGTGGAGCGTGAATGACTAGAAAGCGTAGGGGAAGTGTCCGCTACCGACCAGCAGATGAGCGTTATGAAGGCCGAATCATGGTTGGTGGCAAGCGGTACTCGGTGTTTGCGCATACGGAGGACGAGGCGTGGCAGCTCCTTGAAGCTGTTCATACGAAGTACCGTGCGCGCCAAGAGGCACTGCCACCGCCCGGCGCTGACCAGACGCTACGGGAGTTCCTGCTGTCCTGGCTTAAAGAGCGTCGCCCTTTCCTTGCTCCCAAGACCTATGTGGGCTACCGCGACTACACCGTCCAGCATCTTATTCCTGGGCTCGGCGATCATCAGCTCCGAGACCTGCGCGTAATGCACGTCCAAGCCTACATCCGAGAGAAGTTGGCTGAGGGCCTGTCGGCGCGCACGGTCCACCATCACCGCGCTATTCTCCGCACCGCACTCAATTGGGCAGTCCGCTGGGGACTGATCGAGAAGAACGTTGCGTCCATAGCTGAGGGGCCCAAAGTTGCGCAGACCGAGATCAAGCCGCTGACACCCAAGGAGACCAGGCGCTTCCTAGAGGTTGCGCGGCAGGACTCCATTGGCACCGTCTACATCGTAGCTGCCACATGTGGCCTACGCCTGAGCGAGGTCCTCGGCCTCACCTGGGAAGACATTAACTTCGAGAACGGCACGCTATCAGTCCGTCGTGGTCTCCACTTAGTCGACGGTGAATACGTGATCCGCGAGCAGTCCAAGACGAAGAAAAGTCGACGCGTCATCGGACTCCCGCAAGTAGCGATCGATGCGTTACGTGAATGGCGTGAGAAGCAAGACGCAATGCGGCAGGACGCGGATGCATGGGAAGCACCGGATCTAGTCTTTACGACGCGGCTAGGGCGTCCGTTAAATGGTAGTTGGGTGACACACCACTTACACCGCGTCCTGCGTCGAGCGGGCCTGCCCGAGCAACGGTTCCACGGTCTGAGGCACCTCGCCGCGTCCCTCATGCTGGCCTCGGGCCTGAGCCTCAATGATGTCTCGCGCACGCTGGGGCACAGCCAGATCAGCCTGACCGCGGACCTGTATGGCCACTGGTACGACGAGGGGCGGCACCGAGTGGCCACTGCGATGGACGGCATATTGGGGTCAGCTGAGGAAGAATTGGGGTCAAATTTGGGGTCAAAATTGGGGTCAAACGGCGAAACCCCCGAATTTCCGGAAAATCAAGACGACCGTCAATGACCGCTTATGAGCGCTGCTTATCCCTCATCGCCCACTGGTTACGTGGTGCCCCCGGCGTGACTCGAACACGCGACACGCGGTTTAGGAAACCGCTGCTCTGTCCACTGAGCTACGGGGGCGAACTTCAGCGCACGGGCTCAATGCCCGTCGTCGCTTCGCGCCACTTCGGGAGGGGTCTGCCCTTCGGGGACCGCCCCCGCGCGTGCAGACGGATCGCGGGCGCGGCAAAATTCTATCACCCCCCTGAAGCTGGCGGCGCTCGCCTCGTCGCTGCTTA is drawn from Chloroflexota bacterium and contains these coding sequences:
- a CDS encoding site-specific integrase, producing MVGGKRYSVFAHTEDEAWQLLEAVHTKYRARQEALPPPGADQTLREFLLSWLKERRPFLAPKTYVGYRDYTVQHLIPGLGDHQLRDLRVMHVQAYIREKLAEGLSARTVHHHRAILRTALNWAVRWGLIEKNVASIAEGPKVAQTEIKPLTPKETRRFLEVARQDSIGTVYIVAATCGLRLSEVLGLTWEDINFENGTLSVRRGLHLVDGEYVIREQSKTKKSRRVIGLPQVAIDALREWREKQDAMRQDADAWEAPDLVFTTRLGRPLNGSWVTHHLHRVLRRAGLPEQRFHGLRHLAASLMLASGLSLNDVSRTLGHSQISLTADLYGHWYDEGRHRVATAMDGILGSAEEELGSNLGSKLGSNGETPEFPENQDDRQ